The window GGTGACCAGTTGTTAACGATTCATTGTCATTCGTTATATTCTGTTAATCTTACCTATGAGCTGTTCGAGGGTTATGTGAACCCATCCCAATTAACTGTTTTATAAGCCTTATTTGCTTTTGTTGCGGCAAAGACGGGCGGGCGGCAACGGCTATTGGGATAGGTTCGCCAAATACACTGTTGCACAACTGGAACATGGGGGGAAGTGTATCTGTTGACCTATAGCGCGTCATAGGACCCTTTGTGCCCCTATATGTAATGGAAATGTTGATCTCTTGTCAAATCAGATAATTAATTTTGCACTAATTGTGAAATTCGTGATCTAAATCACTGTTCGGGGGAAATGTTACCAAAGGGATTGTATGGGAATTGTAATCAGAATGTGATCCTCCTATACTGCCGCCAGGTCTCCGGATTACCCTGAAGTAGGAGCACCCAGCGTTATAAATGCGCGCCGTTTGAGCACAGAGGATGTTGATGTTTGAGCGCGTGACGTGTAAGGGTTTTGGCTCTTAACGCTGTCTGATCCCCACCCAGGCCCGGAGGAAGGAAAATAATAAGAGCTGTGTGGGCAAAAACGTGAAAAAACAACGACCTGTCAACTTGGATCTGCAAACGATCCGGTTTCCCGTAACTGCGATAGCGTCTATCTTACACCGAGTCTCTGGCGTAATTACCTTCGTTGCCGTGGGCATCCTCCTCTGGCTGCTGGGCCTGTCACTCTCTTCCCAAGAGGGTTTCCTGCAGGCTGCCGCCATCATGAATAGCTTCATTGTCAAATTCATATTCTGGGGCATCCTCACGGCGCTGGCCTATCACATTTGCGGTGGCGTTCGTCACTTGTTAATGGATTTTGGCTATATCGAAGAGAGTTTGGCCGCCGGTACCCGTTCCGCCCAGGTGGCGATCGGTCTGACCGTCGTGCTGTCAGTTCTGGCTGGAGTCCTCGTATGGTAAACAATGTTTCTGCATTAGGGCGCAACGGCGTGCACGATTGGCTGCTGCTGCGTGCTTCCGCTATCATCATCACCCTGTATGTTCTGTATATTCTGGGCTTTTTCGTCACGGCTCCGGATCTGACCTATGAAATCTGGCGCGGCTTTTTCGCCACTTCCATTACGAAAGTATTCACCCTGCTGACCTTGCTGTCGATTTTGGCTCACGCCTGGATCGGCCTGTGGCAGGTGTTGACGGACTACGTCAAACCGCTGGCGGTTCGCCTGGTGTTGCAACTGGCGATCGTTGTCGTGTTGCTGGTCTATTTACTGTACGGAACAATCGTAGTGTGGGGTGCTTAAATGAAACTGCCGGTCAGAGAGTTTGATGCAGTTGTTATCGGTGCTGGCGGCGCAGGTATGCGCGCGGCGCTGCAAATTTCCCAAGCGGGCTCTAGCTGCGCCCTGCTGTCCAAAGTATTCCCGACCCGTTCCCATACCGTGTCTGCGCAGGGCGGTATCACCGTCGCGCTGGGTAACACCCATGAAGACAACTGGGAATGGCACATGTATGACACGGTGAAAGGCTCCGACTATATCGGTGACCAGGACGCCATCGAATACATGTGTAAAACCGGCCCGGAAGCGATTCTGGAGCTGGAACATATGGGGCTGCCGTTCTCCCGTCTGGACGATGGCCGCATCTATCAGCGCCCGTTCGGCGGCCAGTCGCTGAACTTCGGCGGCGAGCAGGCGGCACGCACCGCTGCGGCGGCCGACCGTACTGGTCACGCGTTGCTGCACACTCTGTATCAACAGAACCTGAAGAACCACACCACCATCTTCTCCGAGTGGTATGCGCTGGATCTGGTGAAGAACCAGGACGGCGCCGTGGTCGGCACCACCGCCATCTGCATCGAAACCGGTGAAGTGGTTTACTTCAAAGCCAAGGCCACCGTGCTGGCGACCGGCGGCGCAGGCCGCATTTACCAGTCCACCACCAACGCCCACATCAACACCGGCGACGGTGTCGGCATGGCGCTGCGCGCCGGCGTGCCGGTGCAGGATATGGAAATGTGGCAGTTCCACCCGACCGGCATCGCCGGCGCCGGGGTATTGGTGACCGAAGGGTGCCGCGGCGAAGGCGGCTACCTGCTGAACAAGCACGGCGAGCGCTTTATGGAGCGTTATGCGCCGAACGCCAAAGATCTGGCGGGCCGCGACGTGGTTGCCCGTTCCATCATGATTGAAATCCGCGAAGGCCGCGGCTGCGACGGTCCTTGGGGCCCGCACGCCAAGCTGAAGCTGGACCACCTGGGCAAAGACGTACTGGAATCCCGCCTGCCGGGCATTCTGGAGCTGTCGCGCACCTTCGCTCACGTCGACCCGGTGAAAGAGCCTATCCCGGTGATCCCGACCTGCCACTACATGATGGGCGGCATTCCGACCAAGGTGACCGGCCAGGCGTTGACCGTGAACGAGAAGGGCGAAGACGTGGTGATCCCGGGGCTGTTCGCCGTGGGCGAAATCGCCTGCGTGTCGGTGCACGGCGCCAACCGCCTGGGCGGCAACTCGCTGCTCGACCTGGTGGTCTTCGGCCGCTCCGCCGGCATGCACCTGCAGGAATCTCTGGAAGAGCAGGGCGAAAGCCGTGACGCCAGCGAATCCGACGTAGAAGCTTCGCTGGAACGCCTGAACCGCTGGAACAACACCCGTTCGGGTGAAGATCCGGTTGAAATCCGCAAAGCGCTCCAGGCCTGCATGCAGAACAACTTCTCGGTATTCCGCGAAGGCGATGCGATGGCGAAAGGGCTGGAAGAGCTGAAAGTGATCCGTGAACGTCTGAAGAACGCACGCCTGGACGATACCTCCAGCGAGTTCAACACCCAGCGCATCGAATGCCTGGAGTTGGATAACCTGATGGAAACCGCGTTTTCCACCGCCGTGTCGGCCAACTTCCGTACCGAGAGCCGTGGCGCGCACAGCCGCTTCGACTTCCCGGAGCGCGATGACGCCAACTGGCTGTGCCATTCGCTGTATCTGCCGCAATCGGAAAGCATGACGCGTCGTGAAGTGAACATGCAACCGAAACTGCGCCCGGCATTCCCGCCGAAAGTGCGTTCTTACTAATTGCGGAGATCGATTGATGAAACTCGAATTTTCAATTTATCGCTACAATCCGGATGTTGACGATGCGCCGCACATGCAGGATTACACCCTGGAAGCGGAAGAAGGTCGCGATATGATGTTGCTGGACGCGTTAATCCAGCTGAAAGAGAA is drawn from Serratia entomophila and contains these coding sequences:
- the sdhC gene encoding succinate dehydrogenase cytochrome b556 subunit; the protein is MGKNVKKQRPVNLDLQTIRFPVTAIASILHRVSGVITFVAVGILLWLLGLSLSSQEGFLQAAAIMNSFIVKFIFWGILTALAYHICGGVRHLLMDFGYIEESLAAGTRSAQVAIGLTVVLSVLAGVLVW
- the sdhD gene encoding succinate dehydrogenase membrane anchor subunit — protein: MVNNVSALGRNGVHDWLLLRASAIIITLYVLYILGFFVTAPDLTYEIWRGFFATSITKVFTLLTLLSILAHAWIGLWQVLTDYVKPLAVRLVLQLAIVVVLLVYLLYGTIVVWGA
- the sdhA gene encoding succinate dehydrogenase flavoprotein subunit; the protein is MKLPVREFDAVVIGAGGAGMRAALQISQAGSSCALLSKVFPTRSHTVSAQGGITVALGNTHEDNWEWHMYDTVKGSDYIGDQDAIEYMCKTGPEAILELEHMGLPFSRLDDGRIYQRPFGGQSLNFGGEQAARTAAAADRTGHALLHTLYQQNLKNHTTIFSEWYALDLVKNQDGAVVGTTAICIETGEVVYFKAKATVLATGGAGRIYQSTTNAHINTGDGVGMALRAGVPVQDMEMWQFHPTGIAGAGVLVTEGCRGEGGYLLNKHGERFMERYAPNAKDLAGRDVVARSIMIEIREGRGCDGPWGPHAKLKLDHLGKDVLESRLPGILELSRTFAHVDPVKEPIPVIPTCHYMMGGIPTKVTGQALTVNEKGEDVVIPGLFAVGEIACVSVHGANRLGGNSLLDLVVFGRSAGMHLQESLEEQGESRDASESDVEASLERLNRWNNTRSGEDPVEIRKALQACMQNNFSVFREGDAMAKGLEELKVIRERLKNARLDDTSSEFNTQRIECLELDNLMETAFSTAVSANFRTESRGAHSRFDFPERDDANWLCHSLYLPQSESMTRREVNMQPKLRPAFPPKVRSY